A genomic segment from Verrucomicrobiota bacterium encodes:
- a CDS encoding right-handed parallel beta-helix repeat-containing protein: MCIGLVRIPRLLACVVALAASCGWWRAVQAATEQDAEVAILTGRLYGETATLAAGPVYRLRGTFVVPAGAELRIEPGVTIHAESKSKIVVDGKIVAQGSARRRIVLAPEPSRRPQWHGIVLRGTAGSSLALVEIRDATEALVLEGATGVEITDCEITAKETAIRMTTGSACVIKNTKIGSAKRSIALSGSRLEALSCSIYGGEEGGVDADGSTATIERSVVTAGRGITFRISGESALTVHGCRIQPGRYSVVVDTTAEQDFTGNYWGVFDMPTLRKSGAGANLVTVIDGLDQPGRGRAIVAPFLAQDPRECGANLRAPLSDTTATQASRRRHDPYRPDTRVVYRQDGYLIIDERFSQVLERAIARKDTTEIGNYVRSGVAARITKDTFATIIDNVDSNYHLVILDGPNKGKKGLAHGYDLAESIRLTEADFLGKTFVWSEEEAKDWQSLRLTKVIVFLDNGAVDVKRGFSVNWTWRVTMGGYLVLLSSRGKEKPRVTDQFFKARRENGKLILEGVSTYAHGDGTATLLESPGISE, from the coding sequence ATGTGCATCGGACTTGTCAGGATACCGAGGCTGCTCGCGTGCGTCGTGGCTCTCGCGGCGTCCTGCGGATGGTGGAGGGCTGTCCAGGCGGCTACCGAGCAGGATGCTGAGGTTGCGATCCTCACCGGGCGCCTCTACGGAGAGACCGCGACTCTTGCCGCGGGCCCGGTCTACAGGTTGAGAGGGACGTTTGTCGTACCCGCCGGAGCCGAGTTGCGCATCGAGCCGGGCGTCACGATCCACGCCGAGTCGAAGTCGAAGATCGTCGTCGACGGCAAGATCGTCGCTCAGGGCTCCGCCAGGAGGCGCATTGTCCTTGCCCCGGAGCCCTCCCGGAGGCCGCAGTGGCACGGCATCGTCCTGCGCGGCACGGCCGGCTCTTCCCTCGCCCTGGTGGAGATCCGCGACGCTACCGAGGCCCTGGTTCTTGAAGGTGCAACCGGAGTCGAGATCACGGATTGCGAGATCACCGCGAAGGAGACGGCCATTCGCATGACGACCGGTTCGGCCTGCGTGATCAAGAACACCAAGATCGGGTCGGCGAAACGCAGCATTGCCCTGAGCGGAAGCCGGCTCGAGGCATTGAGCTGCTCGATCTACGGCGGCGAGGAAGGGGGCGTTGACGCCGACGGGTCCACGGCCACAATCGAGAGATCCGTCGTCACCGCGGGCCGGGGCATCACGTTCAGAATCAGCGGCGAAAGCGCCTTGACCGTGCACGGTTGCCGGATCCAACCGGGCCGGTACAGCGTGGTGGTTGACACGACGGCCGAGCAGGACTTCACTGGCAACTACTGGGGAGTATTCGACATGCCGACGCTCCGCAAGTCAGGCGCCGGGGCCAACCTGGTCACCGTCATCGACGGACTCGACCAGCCTGGCCGCGGGCGCGCGATCGTTGCGCCGTTCCTCGCCCAGGATCCGCGCGAGTGCGGCGCGAACCTGCGAGCGCCCCTTTCGGACACGACCGCAACGCAGGCGTCGCGGCGGCGACACGATCCTTACAGGCCCGATACCCGCGTTGTCTACCGCCAGGACGGGTACCTCATCATCGATGAACGGTTCTCGCAGGTCCTTGAGCGGGCCATCGCGCGCAAAGACACCACGGAGATCGGCAACTACGTCCGCTCCGGTGTAGCGGCCAGGATCACCAAAGACACGTTCGCCACGATCATCGACAACGTGGATTCGAACTACCACCTCGTGATCCTCGATGGACCGAACAAGGGCAAGAAGGGTCTCGCACACGGCTACGACCTGGCCGAGTCGATCCGGCTGACCGAGGCCGACTTCCTGGGCAAGACGTTTGTTTGGTCCGAGGAGGAGGCCAAAGACTGGCAGTCATTACGCCTGACCAAGGTCATCGTGTTCCTTGATAATGGCGCAGTCGATGTGAAACGGGGTTTCTCCGTCAACTGGACGTGGCGGGTCACCATGGGCGGGTACCTTGTCTTGCTGAGCAGCAGGGGGAAGGAGAAACCGAGGGTTACCGATCAGTTCTTTAAGGCGCGTCGCGAGAACGGCAAACTCATCCTCGAGGGAGTGTCCACCTACGCCCACGGCGACGGCACCGCTACGTTGCTCGAGTCGCCCGGCATCTCCGAGTGA
- a CDS encoding uracil-DNA glycosylase has product MPITGGGVTDFSTDFGLAIGRVLDDLDRYVRQETAAGRTCTYRRSRRSLAELQAYIGDCQRCPILVENRNKIVFGAGNPNAELVFAGEAPGADEDVQGEPFVGRAGQLLTKIIQAMGLERRDVYILNVIKCRPPGNRDPQPDEVANCSPFMLEQIEIIRPKIIVALGRHAAQTLLDTTAPMGKLRGQWFDWHGIALMPTFHPAYLLRNPAGKREVWDDMKAVLRRLGRPVPRRG; this is encoded by the coding sequence ATGCCGATCACAGGAGGCGGCGTGACGGATTTCAGCACAGACTTCGGGCTCGCCATCGGCCGCGTGCTCGACGACCTCGATCGCTACGTGCGCCAGGAGACGGCGGCGGGGCGAACATGCACCTATCGGCGCTCGCGGCGCTCGCTCGCCGAGCTCCAGGCGTACATCGGCGACTGCCAACGCTGCCCGATCCTCGTCGAGAACCGGAACAAGATCGTCTTCGGCGCCGGCAACCCGAACGCCGAGCTCGTCTTCGCCGGTGAGGCGCCGGGCGCGGATGAAGACGTCCAGGGCGAGCCGTTCGTCGGCCGCGCCGGCCAACTGCTCACCAAGATCATCCAGGCCATGGGCCTCGAGCGGCGCGACGTCTACATCCTCAATGTCATCAAGTGCCGCCCGCCCGGCAATCGCGACCCGCAACCGGACGAGGTCGCCAACTGCTCGCCGTTCATGCTCGAGCAGATCGAGATCATTCGTCCCAAGATCATCGTCGCCCTCGGCCGCCACGCCGCGCAGACGCTGCTCGACACCACCGCCCCCATGGGCAAGCTGCGCGGCCAGTGGTTCGACTGGCACGGCATCGCCCTGATGCCCACCTTCCACCCCGCCTATCTGCTCCGCAATCCGGCGGGCAAACGCGAGGTTTGGGACGACATGAAGGCCGTCCTCCGGCGCCTCGGCCGGCCCGTCCCAAGGCGGGGGTAG
- the ispH gene encoding 4-hydroxy-3-methylbut-2-enyl diphosphate reductase, which translates to MKIIVAKTAGFCMGVRRAVDLVLAAAGTAAAVESGRASSPGKSAGIAARELVTIGPLIHNRHTVEMLQRNGVRVVEEIHEAPPGGTVVIRAHGVPPRVRRAIEEAGLACLDATCPLVLRIQRILDRYTEKGFTGLIVGDKGHAEVVGLLGHTGDRGMVVETEADLDAVPADAPLCVVAQSTQDRAFFERVVAALRERGVRMKVFDTVCNATVERQDEVRRLAKRCDAIVVVGGAHSANTQRLASIARGLGVNAYLVEDADELDAAALAGHDVVGVTAGASTPNWLIEKVIAELQAIGRTRKPWAARAVGLLLDFLVKSDLYVGIGAGLLCFACIALLRTAREAAPPMPLPIAVAACYVFACHILNHFTDPEYALYKESHKHAFLERYKRVLIPLGVVAAATGIGLSAVLGWVPFAIVCFLTLMGLIYSLPIVPRFVARRLRRMRDIPSSKDLGIAGAWAVITVVLPLFEDTARWSTHRLLGGGVAFLFAFTIVFARTMVLDMRDIQGDLMVGNETVPIIIGRDWTKRLLYGLLGVCAAALVVGVLAGWTSPLGLWLLVGPVYALLCVVLYNRGVLAAGLTTEVVTDAGFYLIGVVALVYWLVG; encoded by the coding sequence ATGAAGATCATCGTCGCCAAGACCGCCGGCTTCTGCATGGGCGTGCGCCGGGCCGTCGACTTGGTCCTGGCGGCTGCGGGAACAGCCGCGGCCGTGGAGTCTGGCAGGGCGTCCTCACCGGGCAAGTCGGCCGGGATTGCTGCCCGCGAGCTGGTTACCATCGGCCCGCTCATCCACAACCGGCACACGGTCGAGATGCTCCAACGCAACGGGGTGCGCGTGGTCGAGGAGATCCACGAAGCCCCGCCCGGCGGCACGGTAGTCATCCGCGCCCACGGCGTGCCCCCGCGCGTGCGGCGCGCCATTGAGGAAGCCGGCCTCGCCTGCCTCGACGCCACCTGCCCGCTGGTGTTGCGCATCCAGCGCATCCTGGACCGCTACACGGAGAAGGGCTTCACCGGTCTCATCGTCGGCGATAAGGGGCACGCCGAAGTCGTCGGCTTGCTCGGCCACACGGGCGATCGCGGCATGGTCGTCGAGACCGAGGCCGATCTGGACGCCGTGCCCGCCGATGCGCCGCTGTGCGTCGTCGCCCAGAGCACGCAGGACCGGGCGTTCTTCGAGCGTGTGGTTGCCGCCCTGCGCGAGCGTGGCGTGCGGATGAAGGTGTTCGACACGGTGTGCAACGCCACCGTTGAGCGCCAGGACGAAGTGCGCCGCCTCGCCAAGCGCTGCGACGCCATCGTCGTGGTCGGCGGCGCCCACAGCGCCAACACGCAGCGGCTCGCGAGCATCGCGCGCGGACTCGGCGTCAACGCGTACCTTGTCGAGGATGCCGACGAGCTCGACGCAGCCGCGCTCGCCGGGCACGACGTGGTCGGGGTCACTGCCGGGGCGTCGACGCCCAACTGGCTCATCGAGAAAGTGATCGCCGAACTCCAGGCCATCGGCCGTACGCGCAAGCCGTGGGCGGCGCGCGCCGTCGGCCTGCTGCTCGATTTCCTCGTCAAGAGCGACCTCTACGTCGGCATCGGTGCGGGCCTGCTTTGCTTCGCCTGCATTGCCCTGCTGCGCACGGCGCGAGAGGCGGCGCCGCCGATGCCGCTGCCGATCGCCGTCGCCGCGTGCTACGTGTTCGCCTGCCACATCCTCAACCACTTCACCGACCCCGAGTACGCGCTCTACAAGGAGTCGCACAAGCACGCCTTCCTCGAACGGTACAAGCGCGTGCTCATTCCGCTGGGCGTCGTTGCGGCGGCAACGGGAATCGGGCTGTCGGCCGTGCTTGGGTGGGTGCCGTTCGCCATCGTCTGTTTCCTCACGCTTATGGGCCTTATCTACAGCCTGCCCATCGTGCCGCGCTTCGTGGCGAGACGGCTGCGCCGCATGCGCGACATCCCGTCGTCGAAGGACCTTGGTATCGCGGGTGCGTGGGCGGTCATCACTGTCGTGCTGCCGCTGTTCGAGGACACGGCACGCTGGAGCACGCACCGGCTGCTCGGCGGCGGCGTGGCGTTTCTGTTCGCCTTCACGATCGTGTTCGCGCGCACCATGGTGCTCGACATGCGCGACATCCAGGGCGACCTCATGGTCGGCAATGAGACCGTGCCGATCATCATCGGCCGCGACTGGACCAAGCGCCTGCTCTACGGGCTGCTCGGCGTCTGCGCGGCGGCCCTCGTCGTCGGCGTCCTCGCCGGTTGGACGAGCCCACTCGGGCTGTGGCTGCTCGTCGGTCCGGTGTACGCGCTTCTCTGTGTTGTGCTCTACAACCGCGGCGTCCTCGCCGCCGGACTGACCACCGAGGTCGTCACCGACGCCGGCTTCTACCTCATCGGCGTCGTCGCGCTGGTCTACTGGCTCGTCGGGTAG